One window of the Leptospiraceae bacterium genome contains the following:
- a CDS encoding MFS transporter: MNLSKITYLQTLIQKKQMILYFLLYLISYFGLGSYFVSLSPYFIERFQEQAKYLFFAGQVGYPIGYFFTGWLSDKTKKLRLWGWIFAALLVPSQYLLFLPSLDFEVVLFFSFLVRFLFAALIQITQIATLETLSYKGFSISRAGGTFGFFLMQITMFLLESFVFLPTNLQTSQTSRGGQIGAWLHILTFVLILITLPENRKSNNPYYFKEVFYITFRYQYWIFFVLSFFYYFSYQMIDFYLGAYFYQLGGMKFVYGGWILGVILEIPFFPLTQRLIYRYGLNFLFLISLFSGIIRFLLLLLHNTYYGGNWILFSQLLHGIHFTGYMAGVIYFFHKKYPEEYNGTAFGLFMVASLSMGAIVGNFTYGFLLSHFDYSTLFLLSLLNHGLLFLIFLFNKQIDKE; encoded by the coding sequence ATGAATCTCTCAAAGATCACGTATCTACAAACTTTGATACAAAAAAAGCAAATGATACTTTACTTTTTGTTGTATTTGATTTCTTATTTTGGGTTGGGTTCGTATTTTGTTTCCTTGAGCCCTTATTTCATCGAGAGGTTTCAAGAACAAGCGAAATACTTGTTTTTCGCAGGTCAAGTGGGTTATCCTATAGGTTATTTCTTTACCGGTTGGTTATCGGATAAAACCAAAAAATTAAGATTATGGGGTTGGATATTTGCGGCTTTACTTGTGCCATCACAGTATCTCCTTTTTTTGCCATCGTTGGATTTTGAAGTAGTTTTGTTTTTTTCTTTTCTTGTTCGGTTTTTGTTTGCTGCTTTGATTCAAATCACTCAGATAGCAACCTTGGAAACCCTTTCTTATAAAGGTTTTTCTATCAGTAGAGCTGGCGGAACATTTGGCTTTTTCTTGATGCAAATTACCATGTTTTTATTAGAAAGTTTTGTTTTCTTACCAACAAATCTACAGACCTCACAAACCTCGAGAGGAGGACAAATCGGCGCCTGGCTTCATATTCTTACGTTCGTTTTGATTTTGATTACTTTACCCGAAAATCGAAAATCCAACAATCCTTATTATTTCAAAGAAGTTTTTTATATCACTTTTAGATACCAGTACTGGATTTTTTTTGTTTTGTCGTTTTTTTATTATTTCTCTTACCAAATGATAGATTTCTATTTGGGTGCATATTTTTATCAATTAGGTGGAATGAAATTTGTCTATGGGGGCTGGATTTTAGGGGTCATTTTAGAAATTCCCTTTTTTCCTTTGACTCAACGCTTGATTTATCGCTATGGATTGAATTTTTTATTTTTGATTTCTTTATTTAGTGGCATAATACGTTTTCTTTTGCTTTTACTTCATAACACTTATTATGGAGGAAATTGGATTTTATTTTCTCAGCTACTCCATGGCATTCACTTTACCGGATACATGGCAGGAGTCATTTACTTCTTCCACAAAAAGTATCCCGAAGAATACAACGGCACCGCCTTTGGGCTTTTCATGGTGGCATCCCTATCCATGGGAGCTATCGTTGGAAACTTTACCTATGGATTTCTTTTGAGCCATTTTGATTATTCCACTCTATTCCTACTTTCTTTGTTGAATCATGGTCTTTTGTTCTTAATTTTTTTGTTTAATAAACAAATTGACAAAGAGTAA
- a CDS encoding nitronate monooxygenase codes for MKIPTKITEMLRIDYPIIGAPMFLVSYPDLVVSVSEAGGIGCFPALNYRTIEDLKHGLEEIRSRTKKPIGVNIILHKDHNPYWRKQFDVCLEYKVELIITSLGSPRSIVNEAKSVGAKVFCDVTTLRHAQLVAKAGADALIAVCWGAGGHGGTISPFVLIPQLKEETGLPVVAAGAITTGRQMAAALALGADAVYVGTRFIATPESKASEEYKQMILESTAEELVYTDEVSGIPANWLKKSLEKAKITKPATIVGKNPTEEEIEKEYKRWRDIWSAGQGISLIKDIQPAKDIIASMVDEYLNIIKTLPQAVYALD; via the coding sequence ATGAAAATTCCAACGAAAATTACAGAGATGCTTCGAATTGATTATCCCATTATTGGAGCTCCGATGTTTTTGGTTTCATATCCTGATCTGGTGGTTTCGGTTTCTGAAGCGGGAGGGATTGGATGCTTTCCTGCTTTGAATTATCGAACCATTGAAGACCTAAAACATGGGTTGGAAGAAATTCGTTCTCGAACCAAAAAACCAATTGGAGTAAACATTATTTTACATAAAGATCACAATCCCTATTGGAGAAAGCAATTTGATGTATGCTTGGAATACAAAGTAGAACTAATCATTACCAGTTTGGGTTCACCGAGAAGCATTGTGAATGAAGCAAAATCCGTAGGGGCAAAGGTTTTTTGTGATGTTACTACGTTACGTCATGCACAATTAGTGGCAAAAGCAGGAGCTGATGCTTTGATTGCTGTTTGTTGGGGTGCTGGTGGTCATGGGGGAACCATCTCTCCTTTTGTGTTGATACCTCAGTTGAAAGAAGAAACGGGATTACCTGTGGTTGCTGCTGGTGCCATCACTACGGGAAGGCAAATGGCAGCGGCATTGGCGTTGGGAGCTGATGCCGTTTATGTGGGGACTCGCTTCATTGCAACTCCAGAATCCAAAGCAAGCGAAGAATACAAACAAATGATCTTAGAATCCACAGCAGAAGAATTGGTGTATACTGATGAGGTAAGTGGGATTCCAGCAAACTGGTTAAAAAAAAGTTTAGAAAAGGCAAAAATTACCAAGCCAGCAACAATTGTAGGCAAAAACCCTACAGAAGAAGAAATCGAAAAAGAATACAAGCGTTGGAGGGATATTTGGTCAGCAGGTCAAGGGATTTCTTTGATCAAAGACATTCAACCGGCAAAAGACATAATTGCCAGCATGGTCGATGAATATTTGAATATCATAAAGACTCTTCCTCAAGCCGTCTATGCCTTAGATTGA
- the msrB gene encoding peptide-methionine (R)-S-oxide reductase MsrB, with the protein MKGNYEELKDFVYNGEQLKLEEDQWKELLTEWQFYILREKGTERAFTGKYYLNKEEGVYVCSGCGLPLFLSETKYPSGSGWPSFFAPIQKENEPPRIREALDTSYGMFRMEILCSRCGGHLGHVFPDGPKPTGLRYCVNSASIFFIPKKK; encoded by the coding sequence ATTAAAGGGAATTACGAAGAACTCAAGGATTTTGTTTATAACGGAGAACAACTCAAGCTAGAGGAAGATCAATGGAAAGAACTGCTCACAGAATGGCAGTTCTACATCTTACGAGAAAAGGGAACGGAACGAGCTTTTACTGGAAAATACTATCTCAACAAAGAAGAAGGTGTGTATGTTTGTTCTGGGTGTGGGCTTCCTTTGTTTTTGTCAGAAACAAAGTATCCTTCGGGGAGTGGATGGCCATCGTTTTTTGCTCCCATCCAAAAAGAAAACGAACCCCCAAGAATTCGAGAAGCACTTGATACATCCTATGGGATGTTTCGGATGGAAATTTTGTGTTCTCGTTGTGGTGGTCATTTGGGACATGTTTTTCCTGATGGTCCAAAACCCACAGGACTTCGTTATTGTGTGAATTCGGCTTCTATCTTTTTCATTCCTAAGAAAAAATAA
- a CDS encoding vitamin B12-dependent ribonucleotide reductase, with product MPWESRVWDLFEWEVRSSKIVNPDGTVVFSMENVEVPEHWSQVAVDILAQKYFRKAGVPKYTKPIEEENVPRWLQRRVPDYEKLSHLPKEEQFKGEFSAKQVFHRMAGTWTYWGWKYKYFTTEEDALAYYEEMLYILANQIGAPNSPQWFNTGLFWAYGIEGRSQGHYFVDPETETIQRSNYAYVRPQPHACFIQSVKDDLVNEGGIMDLWIKEARLFKYGSGTGTNFSSIRGEGEPLSGGGKSSGLMSFLKIGDRSAGAIKSGGTTRRAAKMVILDVDHPDIEAFIDWKVKEEYKVLDLVVGSRIVKQHIKTIWDAIQSEPNKEIKFDYNKNQALKKAVFEAKRSHVPDSFIMKLIDLAKQGRSIHDFEEFNTDWESEAYNTVSGQNSNNSVRVTNEFMNAVFQGREWNLYWRTELDKAKAERRSPKPHKKVSARDLWDKIAYAAWSCADPGIQYHTTINEWHTCPAGGEITASNPCSEYMFLDDTACNLASINLIKFLDRKINEFDDISFRYVVRLWTITLEISVTMAQFPSKEIALRSYEYRTIGLGYANVGALLMQMGIPYDSEKGRSIIGAITAIMHHTAAATSAEMAKELGAFKRYEENKQHFLRVMRNHRRAVYNAQPEEYEGLSITPLGLNPEYVPENLLKAAKEEADRSLELGEKYGYRNAQFTAIAPTGTIGLVMDCDTTGIEPDFALVKYKKLSGGGYFKIINQSVPHALRVLGYSNEQIEDIVKYTIGHGTLRNAPYINHQTLRQKGFDEETIQKIESLIPTAYDIRFIFNRFTLGDELIERLTRRKPSELPTNFDLLKHLGFTEEEIRHANDYVTGTGTIEGAPHLKEEHYPVFDCANRNGKYGKRYLSWKAHVLMMASVQPFVSGAISKTVNLPSDATIDDVKEVYEFSWRMGLKAIALYRDGSKLSQPLSIVLEDENFIKEYQETTSTAEKVEKVAQRMERIVSKRQRLPSRRTGYTQKAIVGGHKIYLRTGEYEDGRLGEIFLDMHKEGAAFRSLMNSFAIAVSLGLQYGVPLEEYVDAFIFTKFEPNGVVQGNPHIKMATSVIDYIFRELAITYLGRYDLAHVEPESISPDAVYKHKIEVKTSPPQQPERDLPSWIVSKPIETKQRSVETRSQTNLEFERKLTLSTLAKMQGYEGDPCPECGQFTLVRNGNCLKCVSCGATTGCS from the coding sequence ATGCCGTGGGAAAGTCGAGTGTGGGATTTATTTGAATGGGAGGTTCGAAGTTCGAAGATTGTAAATCCTGATGGAACCGTGGTTTTTTCGATGGAAAATGTGGAAGTTCCCGAACATTGGTCTCAAGTTGCCGTTGATATCCTTGCTCAAAAGTATTTCCGAAAGGCAGGAGTTCCCAAATATACAAAACCCATAGAAGAAGAAAACGTCCCCAGATGGTTGCAACGTAGGGTCCCAGATTATGAAAAACTATCACATTTACCTAAGGAAGAACAGTTTAAAGGTGAGTTTTCAGCAAAACAAGTATTTCATCGAATGGCAGGAACATGGACCTACTGGGGATGGAAATATAAATACTTCACAACAGAAGAAGATGCATTAGCATATTACGAAGAAATGCTTTATATTTTAGCAAATCAGATTGGAGCCCCGAATTCACCTCAGTGGTTTAATACTGGGCTTTTCTGGGCTTATGGGATTGAAGGAAGAAGTCAAGGTCATTATTTTGTGGATCCAGAAACCGAGACCATACAGCGTTCGAATTATGCCTATGTGCGTCCTCAACCCCATGCATGTTTTATTCAGTCTGTAAAAGATGATCTTGTAAACGAAGGTGGAATCATGGATTTATGGATAAAAGAAGCAAGGCTGTTCAAATATGGTTCTGGAACAGGAACGAATTTTTCCTCTATCAGAGGAGAAGGTGAACCTCTATCAGGTGGTGGAAAGAGCTCAGGACTGATGAGTTTTTTGAAGATCGGTGATCGTTCTGCGGGTGCCATCAAATCGGGCGGAACTACAAGAAGAGCAGCCAAAATGGTCATTCTTGATGTAGATCATCCTGACATAGAAGCCTTCATCGATTGGAAAGTCAAAGAAGAATACAAAGTTTTGGATTTAGTGGTTGGATCAAGAATCGTAAAACAACACATCAAAACAATTTGGGATGCAATCCAGTCAGAACCCAACAAAGAAATCAAATTTGATTACAATAAAAACCAAGCTTTAAAGAAAGCTGTTTTTGAAGCAAAAAGGTCTCATGTTCCTGATTCTTTTATCATGAAGCTGATTGATTTAGCAAAGCAAGGAAGATCTATTCATGATTTTGAAGAGTTCAATACAGACTGGGAGTCAGAAGCCTATAACACAGTTTCAGGGCAGAATTCAAATAATTCTGTGAGAGTTACAAATGAATTCATGAATGCAGTTTTTCAAGGAAGAGAATGGAATCTTTATTGGAGAACAGAGTTAGATAAGGCAAAAGCGGAAAGACGTTCTCCAAAACCTCACAAGAAAGTTTCCGCACGAGATCTTTGGGACAAAATTGCCTACGCAGCATGGAGTTGTGCAGACCCTGGAATTCAGTATCATACTACGATTAATGAGTGGCATACATGTCCTGCGGGTGGGGAAATTACTGCTTCTAATCCGTGTTCAGAGTACATGTTTTTGGATGATACTGCTTGTAACTTGGCATCCATCAATTTGATTAAGTTTTTAGATCGAAAAATCAATGAATTTGATGATATTTCGTTTCGGTATGTAGTCAGGCTTTGGACAATCACCTTGGAAATTTCTGTCACAATGGCGCAATTTCCTTCAAAAGAGATTGCTTTGCGTTCTTATGAGTATCGAACCATTGGATTGGGTTATGCAAATGTTGGAGCTCTTCTAATGCAAATGGGGATACCTTATGATTCAGAGAAAGGTCGATCTATCATAGGTGCAATAACGGCAATCATGCATCATACGGCAGCAGCAACGAGCGCTGAGATGGCAAAAGAACTTGGGGCTTTCAAACGGTATGAAGAAAACAAACAACATTTTCTACGAGTGATGAGGAATCATCGTAGAGCTGTATATAATGCTCAGCCTGAGGAATACGAAGGATTAAGTATCACACCATTAGGACTAAATCCTGAGTATGTTCCAGAAAATCTTCTCAAAGCAGCAAAAGAAGAAGCAGACAGATCCTTGGAGTTAGGAGAGAAGTATGGTTATCGGAATGCTCAGTTTACAGCGATTGCTCCTACTGGAACGATTGGTCTTGTGATGGATTGTGATACCACAGGGATTGAACCGGATTTTGCGTTAGTTAAATACAAGAAACTTTCTGGTGGCGGATACTTCAAGATTATCAATCAATCTGTGCCACATGCTTTGCGGGTTTTAGGGTATTCGAATGAACAAATCGAAGATATTGTGAAGTACACCATCGGTCATGGAACTCTACGAAATGCACCATACATCAACCATCAGACTCTGAGACAAAAGGGATTCGATGAAGAAACCATACAGAAAATTGAATCGTTAATACCCACTGCCTATGATATTCGTTTTATTTTCAATCGGTTTACTTTAGGAGATGAACTAATCGAAAGACTCACTCGAAGAAAACCTTCTGAGCTCCCTACAAATTTCGATCTTCTCAAGCACTTGGGATTTACGGAAGAAGAAATTCGACATGCAAATGACTACGTCACAGGAACAGGGACTATTGAGGGAGCACCACACTTAAAAGAAGAACATTATCCTGTTTTTGATTGTGCAAATCGTAATGGTAAATACGGTAAACGGTATTTGTCATGGAAAGCCCACGTGCTCATGATGGCATCTGTTCAACCCTTTGTTTCGGGTGCCATTTCGAAAACTGTAAATCTTCCCTCAGATGCTACCATTGATGATGTAAAAGAAGTGTATGAGTTTTCATGGAGGATGGGATTAAAGGCAATCGCTCTCTATCGTGATGGAAGCAAATTATCTCAACCGTTGAGTATCGTTCTTGAAGATGAAAACTTTATCAAAGAATATCAAGAAACAACATCAACAGCAGAGAAAGTAGAAAAAGTAGCTCAAAGAATGGAAAGGATTGTGTCTAAACGTCAAAGACTTCCCTCAAGAAGGACAGGATATACCCAAAAAGCGATTGTAGGTGGACACAAAATTTATCTTCGAACAGGTGAATACGAAGACGGAAGGTTAGGGGAAATCTTCTTAGATATGCACAAAGAAGGAGCAGCTTTCCGATCATTGATGAACTCATTTGCCATAGCAGTATCGTTGGGTTTGCAATATGGTGTTCCGTTAGAAGAGTATGTTGATGCTTTTATTTTCACGAAGTTTGAACCAAATGGAGTCGTTCAAGGGAATCCGCACATCAAAATGGCAACTTCTGTAATAGACTATATTTTTAGAGAATTAGCTATTACGTATTTGGGACGTTATGATTTGGCTCACGTTGAACCAGAATCAATCTCACCCGATGCTGTTTATAAACACAAAATAGAAGTAAAAACATCTCCACCACAGCAACCAGAACGGGATTTACCTTCTTGGATAGTATCAAAACCAATCGAAACCAAACAAAGATCCGTAGAAACTCGCTCGCAAACCAATCTAGAGTTCGAAAGAAAACTCACTTTAAGCACATTAGCAAAAATGCAAGGCTATGAAGGGGATCCTTGCCCTGAATGTGGTCAGTTCACATTAGTTCGAAATGGCAATTGTCTTAAGTGCGTAAGTTGTGGAGCTACTACGGGATGTAGTTAA